In one Heterodontus francisci isolate sHetFra1 chromosome 18, sHetFra1.hap1, whole genome shotgun sequence genomic region, the following are encoded:
- the LOC137379823 gene encoding uncharacterized protein — protein MSGRGKGGKGLGKGGAKRHRKVLRDNIQGISKPAIRRLAHRGGVKRISGLIYEETREVLKVFLENVIRDAVTYTEHAKRKTVTAMDVVYALKRQGRTLYGFGG, from the coding sequence ATGTctggaagaggtaaaggaggcaaaggactgggcaaaggcggagcaaagcggcaccgcaaagtgcttcgtgataatatccagggcatcagcaagccagcaattcgccgcctggctcaccgtggcggagtgaagcgcatctcgggtttgatctatgaggagacccgtGAGGTGttaaaggttttcctggagaatgtgatcagagatgcggtcacctacactgagcacgccaagcgcaagacggtcaccgccatggatgtggtgtacgcgctgaaacgccagggccgcactctctatggattcggcggctaa